The proteins below are encoded in one region of Tsuneonella sp. CC-YZS046:
- the ccoP gene encoding cytochrome-c oxidase, cbb3-type subunit III — MTTGHEWNGIKELNTPVPRAVWFFLIVTALFSLGYWVLMPAWPVGKTYTRGLLGHDDKEIVNGKVEGAELARSAWGQRIAAMDYGNIRADDQLMMIVREHGQRLFGDNCAACHGMDAKGVKGFPNLTDKDWLWGGDPDTIAQTIRVGVNSAQHPETRVSQMMAFGRDGILDDDSVLAVADYVKSLSAPSWIKGRAKSVAQGRTVFAENCVVCHGPEGHGNQALGIPNLTDTAWLYGADIGTIQDVIYDGRQGEMPAWGHRLSPVEVKLLTIYLLDKGDRR; from the coding sequence ATGACGACCGGCCATGAATGGAACGGGATCAAGGAGTTGAACACTCCGGTCCCGCGCGCCGTGTGGTTCTTTCTGATCGTGACTGCGCTGTTCTCGCTCGGTTACTGGGTCCTCATGCCGGCCTGGCCGGTGGGAAAGACCTATACGCGCGGCCTTCTCGGCCATGATGACAAGGAGATAGTCAATGGAAAGGTCGAGGGGGCGGAACTTGCCCGTTCTGCCTGGGGGCAGCGTATAGCAGCCATGGATTACGGCAATATCCGCGCCGATGACCAACTGATGATGATCGTGCGGGAACATGGCCAGCGCCTGTTCGGCGACAATTGCGCAGCCTGCCATGGCATGGATGCGAAGGGCGTCAAAGGCTTTCCCAACCTGACGGATAAGGACTGGCTATGGGGTGGTGATCCGGACACCATCGCGCAGACCATTCGCGTGGGGGTGAACAGCGCCCAGCATCCGGAAACCCGCGTCAGCCAGATGATGGCCTTCGGCCGGGACGGCATTCTGGACGATGATTCCGTGCTTGCCGTCGCCGATTATGTGAAGTCTCTCTCGGCTCCCTCATGGATCAAAGGCCGGGCCAAATCGGTGGCGCAAGGACGCACGGTGTTCGCGGAGAATTGCGTTGTCTGCCATGGGCCGGAAGGGCACGGCAATCAGGCGCTGGGCATCCCCAATCTGACGGACACTGCCTGGCTCTATGGAGCCGACATCGGAACGATACAGGATGTCATTTATGATGGAAGGCAGGGCGAAATGCCCGCCTGGGGGCATCGCCTCAGCCCGGTTGAAGTGAAGCTGCTCACGATCTATCTCCTCGACAAGGGAGATCGGCGATGA
- the ccoS gene encoding cbb3-type cytochrome oxidase assembly protein CcoS: protein MNVLWYLIPISLGLGALGLALFFWALRSGQYEDVAGAAERILSDEDQPL, encoded by the coding sequence ATGAATGTCCTCTGGTATCTGATCCCGATCTCGCTCGGGCTCGGCGCCCTTGGGCTGGCCCTGTTCTTCTGGGCGCTGCGGAGCGGCCAGTATGAGGATGTCGCAGGGGCGGCGGAGCGCATCCTGAGCGACGAGGATCAGCCGCTCTGA
- a CDS encoding rod shape-determining protein — translation MTSILTSRRPEIAIDFGTANVRVIRRDDGIVFDEPSLCCFSRQQGTSGLVAAGAEAHAMVDRTPTHLQMKHPLCRGVLQDIDAAKELLRYAMSRAGGRKRLRAPRAIFGVPADATQAERNAMLTAADDAGFGATTLVAEPLAAAIGAQLPVQEPAGSMIIECGAGTTEVAVFSLGGLCETGSVRIGGATLNRAIADQLHLRHKFLIGDLTAEQLKLDYVGRRRAPYGNEADAISVRGRCLRAGLPMSIEVELSELDMVVKKHIQQVVSVVRDVLGRAAPEISQDIHDRGVVLTGGGALMPLMSEMIAAATGLRVEIAEQPTQCVAYGLHRMLAG, via the coding sequence GTGACTTCAATCCTTACCTCCCGGCGACCAGAAATCGCGATCGATTTCGGCACCGCCAACGTACGTGTTATTCGGCGTGACGACGGCATCGTGTTCGACGAGCCATCGCTGTGCTGTTTCTCTCGCCAGCAGGGAACGAGCGGCCTCGTCGCGGCCGGGGCGGAGGCGCATGCCATGGTCGATCGCACCCCGACCCACCTCCAGATGAAACATCCGCTTTGCCGGGGCGTGTTGCAGGATATTGACGCGGCCAAGGAATTGCTGCGCTATGCGATGTCGCGCGCGGGGGGCCGCAAGCGGCTGCGCGCGCCCAGAGCGATTTTCGGCGTGCCGGCAGACGCCACCCAGGCCGAGCGCAACGCCATGCTGACCGCAGCCGATGATGCCGGGTTCGGGGCCACGACACTGGTGGCGGAGCCGCTTGCCGCGGCCATAGGCGCGCAGCTTCCGGTCCAGGAGCCGGCTGGCTCCATGATTATCGAATGCGGAGCCGGCACTACGGAGGTCGCGGTTTTTTCGCTCGGTGGCCTGTGCGAAACGGGATCGGTCCGCATCGGCGGAGCCACGCTCAATCGGGCCATCGCCGATCAACTGCATTTGCGCCACAAGTTCCTGATCGGCGACCTGACCGCCGAACAGCTCAAGCTCGATTATGTCGGCAGGCGGCGGGCGCCATATGGCAACGAAGCGGACGCCATATCGGTCAGGGGGCGCTGCCTGCGGGCTGGATTGCCGATGTCGATCGAAGTCGAATTGTCCGAGCTGGACATGGTCGTGAAGAAACATATCCAGCAGGTCGTCAGTGTCGTGCGGGACGTGCTCGGACGCGCAGCGCCCGAGATCAGCCAGGACATCCATGACCGGGGCGTTGTCCTGACCGGCGGCGGAGCCTTGATGCCGCTGATGAGCGAAATGATCGCCGCGGCCACGGGCTTGCGGGTCGAAATCGCGGAGCAGCCGACCCAATGCGTGGCTTACGGGCTCCATCGAATGCTGGCGGGATAA
- a CDS encoding cbb3-type cytochrome c oxidase subunit 3 produces the protein MNLDHHMLVGFAKSFGLFYLLGMAAIALIYACWPANKGRFDKAARDIIDDEDKPWR, from the coding sequence ATGAACCTCGATCACCATATGCTGGTCGGTTTTGCCAAGTCGTTCGGGCTCTTCTACCTGCTCGGGATGGCGGCGATCGCCCTGATCTACGCCTGCTGGCCCGCGAACAAGGGACGGTTCGACAAGGCGGCACGCGATATCATCGATGACGAGGACAAGCCGTGGCGGTAG
- a CDS encoding cation-translocating P-type ATPase, with protein sequence MASAAGYRLSADEIRLASRAIGTGSRQTDLSVPGIHCGNCIRRIEQGLGALPGVERARVNLSTRRVAVAWRESEEGPPPLGETLSELGFEAFLHEPPQDGKDPELARLIRALAVAGFASMNVMGLSVSVWSGAAGDTRDLFHWLSAAIALPALAYSGRVFFQSAWRALRHGRTNMDVPISIGVLLAFGMSLYDTIHSQPHAYFDAAVSLLFFLLIGRTLDHLMRERARAAVKGLERLAAYGATVIAPDGTRTYMPTAEITPGMTILVAAGERVPVDAVVLDGRSDIDASLATGESAPEAVAPGGPLRAGTLNLTGPLKVKAIAAAKDSFLAEMIRLMEVAEGGRSHYRRLADRAAQLYTPVVHSAAFLGFLGWMLATGDLHRAVTIAVAVLIITCPCALGLAVPMVQTVAARRLYEHGIMVKDGSAMERLAEIDTIIFDKTGTLTSGRPVLRRDAPMDKAHLAIAATIAANSIHPYARALAQTGQRADLAFDSIVELAGQGLEARAGPDSWRLGRSEWALEGKHASQASGTVLAHNGQLMQTFAFADELRAGATGAVADLRAGGFALEILSGDTSGIVASVASDLGIEHARGGLLPAEKTAHVTELGRMGRKVLMVGDGLNDAPALTAAHVSIAPGSAADVGRQAADFVFLRPDLEAVPFAIHTSRAAGRLIRQNFAFAALYNAVALPLAIAGFVTPLIAALAMSGSSILVIGNALRLRPRPVEGPRRQRRMPEQAPQPLRESAA encoded by the coding sequence ATGGCAAGCGCCGCGGGATACAGGCTTTCGGCGGATGAAATAAGGCTTGCGAGCCGCGCTATCGGCACGGGATCGAGGCAGACCGATCTGTCGGTTCCCGGCATTCACTGCGGCAATTGCATCCGCCGGATCGAGCAGGGCCTCGGCGCGCTTCCCGGCGTGGAGCGGGCCCGCGTCAACCTCTCGACCAGGCGCGTCGCGGTAGCCTGGCGCGAAAGCGAGGAAGGTCCACCGCCGCTAGGCGAAACTCTGTCCGAACTCGGCTTCGAGGCCTTTCTTCACGAGCCGCCGCAGGATGGGAAAGACCCGGAGCTTGCCCGGCTGATCCGCGCCCTGGCGGTTGCCGGCTTCGCCTCCATGAATGTCATGGGCCTGTCGGTATCGGTCTGGTCCGGCGCGGCGGGCGATACGCGCGACCTGTTCCATTGGCTCTCGGCCGCCATCGCGCTGCCCGCGCTGGCCTATTCGGGACGGGTATTCTTCCAGTCGGCCTGGCGGGCGCTGAGGCATGGCCGGACCAACATGGACGTGCCGATCTCCATCGGTGTGCTGCTGGCGTTCGGCATGAGCCTTTACGACACCATCCACAGCCAGCCCCATGCCTATTTCGACGCGGCGGTCTCCCTGCTCTTCTTCCTCCTCATCGGGCGGACGCTCGATCATTTGATGCGCGAGCGCGCCCGGGCGGCGGTCAAGGGGCTGGAGCGCCTCGCGGCCTATGGGGCCACCGTGATCGCTCCGGATGGCACGCGAACCTATATGCCGACGGCCGAGATCACCCCGGGCATGACGATCCTGGTGGCGGCCGGCGAGCGGGTTCCGGTCGATGCCGTCGTGCTGGACGGCCGCTCCGACATCGACGCCTCGCTGGCGACCGGCGAAAGTGCGCCCGAAGCCGTCGCACCGGGCGGCCCGCTGCGCGCGGGAACGCTCAACCTCACCGGGCCGCTCAAGGTGAAGGCAATAGCAGCCGCCAAGGACAGCTTTCTTGCCGAGATGATCCGGCTGATGGAGGTGGCCGAAGGCGGACGCTCGCACTATCGTCGCCTGGCCGATCGTGCCGCCCAGCTCTACACCCCGGTGGTTCACAGCGCGGCGTTCCTGGGTTTCCTGGGCTGGATGCTGGCGACCGGCGACCTCCACCGCGCCGTCACCATCGCCGTCGCCGTCCTCATCATCACCTGCCCCTGCGCCCTGGGTCTCGCCGTCCCGATGGTTCAAACCGTGGCGGCTCGACGCCTCTACGAGCATGGCATCATGGTGAAGGACGGTTCCGCGATGGAGCGCCTTGCGGAGATTGATACGATCATCTTCGACAAGACCGGAACATTGACCTCGGGACGGCCCGTGTTGCGGCGCGATGCGCCGATGGACAAGGCTCACCTCGCGATTGCCGCGACCATTGCCGCCAATTCCATTCACCCCTACGCGCGGGCGCTGGCGCAGACCGGGCAGCGTGCCGATCTCGCCTTCGACAGCATCGTCGAACTGGCCGGGCAAGGATTGGAAGCCCGGGCCGGCCCGGACAGTTGGCGGCTCGGCCGCAGCGAATGGGCGCTCGAAGGAAAGCACGCATCACAGGCAAGCGGCACGGTGCTGGCGCACAATGGACAGCTGATGCAGACCTTCGCCTTCGCGGACGAGTTGCGCGCGGGCGCCACAGGGGCGGTGGCCGATCTGCGCGCGGGCGGGTTTGCGCTTGAAATCCTATCCGGCGATACCTCCGGGATCGTAGCCAGCGTGGCCAGCGATCTCGGCATCGAACATGCCCGGGGCGGACTCCTGCCGGCGGAAAAGACCGCGCATGTGACTGAACTCGGCAGAATGGGCCGGAAAGTGCTGATGGTGGGCGACGGCCTCAACGATGCGCCGGCGCTCACGGCCGCCCATGTTTCCATCGCGCCCGGAAGCGCGGCGGACGTCGGCCGACAGGCGGCCGACTTCGTGTTCCTGCGGCCGGACCTCGAAGCGGTCCCCTTCGCCATCCACACTTCGCGGGCAGCCGGCAGGCTGATCCGGCAGAATTTCGCATTCGCCGCGCTCTATAATGCGGTCGCCCTTCCCCTCGCGATCGCTGGCTTCGTCACGCCGCTCATCGCGGCGCTGGCCATGTCAGGCTCGTCGATCCTCGTCATAGGCAACGCATTGCGGCTCCGGCCGCGCCCCGTCGAAGGCCCCCGGCGACAGCGGCGAATGCCGGAACAGGCGCCACAGCCGCTGAGGGAAAGCGCCGCATGA
- a CDS encoding DUF2189 domain-containing protein, translating into MATIPPVVPPLPSERRYARDLPPGSAFTWLRAGWQDLTTDPLPSLAYGVLVFLLSLAMVLGLALLEWDYVLFPALAGFLVFAPTLAIGLYVKSRGIERNEPVTLGQMIVPRAQSGAQIFFIGAMLCGLMLLWMRAAVIIYALFFGVRAFPGIDHIAPMLFTTPTGLVMLAIGTLVGGLFAAFSFAISAFSIPLLLDQRLDALTAMGTSWALVWNNLPAMLVWGAIVLALFLLSLATGLLGLIVVFPLLGHATWHAYRAVR; encoded by the coding sequence ATGGCGACAATCCCGCCCGTGGTGCCACCGCTCCCATCGGAAAGGCGCTATGCCCGCGACCTGCCGCCGGGAAGCGCTTTCACCTGGCTGCGGGCGGGCTGGCAGGATCTGACGACCGATCCCCTGCCCAGCCTTGCCTATGGCGTCCTCGTGTTCCTGCTGTCATTGGCGATGGTCCTGGGGCTGGCCTTGCTGGAATGGGATTATGTCCTGTTTCCGGCTCTCGCCGGCTTCCTCGTCTTTGCCCCCACCCTCGCCATCGGCCTTTACGTGAAGAGCCGCGGGATCGAGCGCAACGAGCCGGTGACGCTTGGCCAGATGATCGTGCCACGCGCGCAATCGGGCGCGCAGATATTCTTTATCGGGGCCATGCTGTGCGGATTGATGCTGCTGTGGATGCGGGCGGCAGTCATCATCTATGCGCTGTTTTTCGGTGTGCGGGCCTTTCCCGGCATAGATCATATCGCGCCGATGCTGTTCACGACGCCGACCGGCCTTGTCATGCTGGCCATCGGCACGCTGGTCGGTGGATTGTTCGCGGCCTTCTCCTTCGCCATCTCCGCCTTCTCCATCCCGCTCCTGCTCGACCAGCGCCTCGACGCCCTGACCGCCATGGGCACGAGCTGGGCGCTGGTATGGAACAACCTGCCCGCCATGCTGGTATGGGGCGCAATCGTGCTGGCCCTGTTCCTGCTGTCGCTGGCAACCGGCCTGCTGGGCCTGATCGTGGTATTTCCCCTGCTGGGCCATGCGACGTGGCATGCCTACCGCGCCGTGCGATAG
- the ccoO gene encoding cytochrome-c oxidase, cbb3-type subunit II — protein MFGTHYRIERKSVVLAVAIMVVASIGGLIEIAPLFTIDETVETDPDMRVYTPLELAGRNIYIREGCYACHSQMIRTLQDEVERYGHYSLAVESKYDHPMLWGSKRTGPDLARIGGKYSDQWHTAHLNNPRDVVPQSIMPRYHWLSETELQAAHLGDNLRALRKVGVPYTDEMIANAPADAMAQASPDDDTAGLAKRYGEATQIRYFDGDKRTVSEMDALVAYLQVLGKLSDATQVPPGGKQAP, from the coding sequence ATGTTCGGAACCCATTACCGGATCGAACGCAAGTCGGTCGTCCTGGCCGTCGCGATCATGGTCGTGGCCAGCATTGGCGGGCTGATCGAGATCGCGCCCCTGTTCACGATCGACGAGACCGTCGAAACCGATCCCGACATGCGGGTCTATACCCCGCTCGAACTGGCCGGCCGCAACATCTACATCCGCGAGGGCTGCTATGCCTGCCATTCGCAGATGATCCGCACATTGCAGGACGAGGTGGAGCGCTACGGACATTACTCTCTCGCCGTCGAATCCAAATACGACCATCCGATGCTGTGGGGATCCAAGCGGACCGGCCCCGACCTTGCCCGCATCGGCGGAAAATATTCCGATCAATGGCATACGGCGCATCTCAACAATCCGCGCGATGTCGTGCCCCAGTCGATCATGCCCCGCTACCACTGGCTGAGCGAAACCGAGCTGCAGGCAGCCCATCTGGGCGACAATCTGCGGGCATTGCGCAAGGTCGGCGTTCCCTACACCGACGAGATGATCGCCAATGCACCGGCCGACGCAATGGCGCAGGCTTCGCCAGACGATGATACGGCGGGCCTGGCCAAGCGCTATGGCGAAGCAACGCAAATCCGATATTTCGACGGCGACAAGCGGACCGTCTCGGAAATGGATGCGCTGGTGGCCTATCTCCAGGTGCTCGGCAAGCTCAGCGATGCGACGCAAGTTCCGCCGGGCGGGAAGCAGGCGCCATGA
- the ccoN gene encoding cytochrome-c oxidase, cbb3-type subunit I — MISGLTVSERQLGLAILVALAFIGLAMAAAGAARADPMQAHGFIVLLFSLGILCVLLKGYSAPEPPETRFESYYDDPSKVGIVIAMLWAVFGMFIGDWVAWLLAFPDLTFDAAWSSFGRLRPAHTTGVIFGFGGNALIATSFHVMQRTSRARLADQFSPWFVLIGYNLFCILAVSGYFMGITQSKEYAEPEWYADIWLVIVWVTYLLLYLRTLAGRKEPHIYVANWYYLAFILVVAILHIVNNLAVPASFAGAKSYSLFSGVQDAMTQWWYGHNAVAFFLTAGFLGMMYYYLPKRAERPIYSYRMSIIGFWGITFFYMWAGSHHLHYTALPQWVQTLGMTFSVMLLVPSWIAAANALLTLNGAWHKVRDDATLRFMMMAAVFYGLSTFEGSFMAIRSVNSLSHYTDWTIGHVHAGAMGWVALITFGSIYAVVPWLWKRERIHSPALVEVHFWLALAGTLIYVFAMWNSGIIQGLMWRTYNDSGTLAYSFLDSMIAMHPYYVARAIGGLLFLIGAIVGCYNIWMTIRRPSATPAPSSDTPLPTNLQPAE, encoded by the coding sequence GTGATTTCAGGCCTCACTGTCAGCGAGCGCCAATTGGGCTTGGCGATACTCGTCGCCCTTGCCTTCATCGGGTTGGCCATGGCTGCAGCGGGCGCTGCGCGCGCCGATCCGATGCAGGCGCATGGGTTCATCGTGCTGCTGTTCAGCCTCGGCATTCTGTGCGTGTTGCTCAAGGGATATTCCGCGCCGGAGCCGCCCGAAACCCGGTTCGAGAGTTATTATGACGATCCAAGCAAGGTCGGCATCGTCATCGCCATGCTCTGGGCGGTGTTCGGCATGTTCATCGGCGATTGGGTGGCATGGCTGCTCGCCTTTCCCGATCTGACTTTCGATGCCGCCTGGTCCAGCTTCGGGCGATTGCGTCCCGCTCATACCACCGGCGTGATTTTCGGCTTTGGCGGCAATGCGCTGATCGCCACCTCGTTCCACGTGATGCAGCGCACCTCGCGCGCGCGCCTGGCTGACCAGTTCAGCCCCTGGTTCGTGCTGATCGGCTACAATCTGTTCTGCATCCTCGCCGTCAGCGGCTATTTCATGGGGATCACCCAGTCGAAGGAATATGCCGAGCCGGAATGGTATGCCGATATCTGGCTGGTGATCGTGTGGGTGACCTATCTGCTGCTCTATCTGCGCACGCTCGCGGGGCGCAAGGAGCCGCATATCTACGTCGCCAACTGGTATTATCTGGCGTTCATCCTGGTCGTCGCGATCCTGCACATCGTCAACAACCTCGCGGTTCCGGCCTCCTTCGCAGGCGCCAAGAGCTATTCGCTGTTTTCCGGCGTGCAGGATGCGATGACGCAATGGTGGTATGGCCATAACGCCGTCGCCTTCTTCCTCACCGCAGGCTTCCTGGGCATGATGTACTACTATCTGCCCAAGCGCGCCGAGCGGCCGATCTATTCCTACCGCATGTCGATCATCGGCTTCTGGGGGATCACCTTCTTCTATATGTGGGCCGGCTCGCATCACCTGCATTACACGGCGCTGCCGCAATGGGTGCAGACGCTGGGCATGACCTTCTCCGTCATGCTGCTCGTGCCGTCATGGATCGCGGCGGCCAATGCGCTGCTGACGCTCAACGGGGCGTGGCACAAGGTGCGCGACGACGCCACGCTGCGCTTCATGATGATGGCTGCGGTGTTCTATGGCCTCTCGACTTTCGAGGGGTCTTTCATGGCGATCCGCTCGGTGAATTCGCTGTCCCATTACACCGACTGGACGATCGGTCATGTCCATGCGGGCGCGATGGGCTGGGTCGCCCTCATCACCTTTGGGTCCATCTATGCCGTGGTGCCATGGCTGTGGAAGCGCGAGCGCATCCATTCGCCGGCGCTGGTCGAGGTCCACTTCTGGCTCGCGCTCGCGGGAACGCTGATCTACGTCTTCGCGATGTGGAACTCAGGCATCATCCAGGGCCTGATGTGGCGCACCTACAACGACAGCGGAACGCTTGCCTATTCCTTCCTGGATTCCATGATCGCGATGCATCCCTATTACGTGGCTCGCGCGATCGGGGGGCTGCTGTTCCTGATCGGGGCCATCGTGGGCTGCTACAATATCTGGATGACGATCCGCCGGCCATCGGCCACCCCGGCGCCGTCGAGCGACACGCCCCTTCCCACCAACCTCCAGCCTGCGGAATAA